The DNA region TCCGGCGCCCAGCGCACCTCGCGAAAGCCGGTTACCTCGGCGGCCGGCCGCTCCTCGATCGGGATCCCGGCGCCGCTTGCGAGCGCGAGGTCGAGCGTCGAAAGCGGGCAGGCGACATAGAACGGAATGCCGTGGCGCTGGGCGAGCACCGCCAGCGGATAGGTGCCGATCTTGTTCGCCACGTCGCCGTTGGCGGCAACCCGGTCGGTGCCGACGATGACCGCGTCCACCTCGCCGCGGCTCATGAGGTGTCCCGCGGCGACGTCCGCGATCAGGGTCGCGGGGATGCCGTCCTCGAGCAGTTCCCAGGCGGTGAGGCGCGCGCCCTGCAGGAACGGGCGCGTCTCGTCGACGAAGACGCTCACCCGCTTGCCGGCTGCCACGGCCGACCGGATGACGCCGAGCGCGGTGCCGTGTCCGGCGGTGGCGAGCGCGCCAGCGTTGCAGTGCGTGAGTACCCGTGCGCCGTCCGCGATGAGCGCGGCCCCGTGCGCGCCGAGTGCGCGGTTCGCCGCGATGTCCTCGTCGCGAATGGCGTGTGCCTCGGTGAGCAAGGCGGCGGCGAGCGAGGCAGGAGCGCCGGCTGCCGCGGCGTCCAGGCAGCGCCGCATCCGCGCCACGGCCCACGAGAGATTGACCGCGGTGGGACGGCTCGCGGTGAGCAACTCTGCTGCGTCCTGCATCCGGACGAGGAGATCGTCCGC from Betaproteobacteria bacterium includes:
- the mtnA gene encoding S-methyl-5-thioribose-1-phosphate isomerase, coding for MSLKVETLRWRDNALELIDQRSLPLDFAYVRCTSAAQTTAAIRDMVVRGAPAIGCAAAYGLAVEAARLQQLAADDLLVRMQDAAELLTASRPTAVNLSWAVARMRRCLDAAAAGAPASLAAALLTEAHAIRDEDIAANRALGAHGAALIADGARVLTHCNAGALATAGHGTALGVIRSAVAAGKRVSVFVDETRPFLQGARLTAWELLEDGIPATLIADVAAGHLMSRGEVDAVIVGTDRVAANGDVANKIGTYPLAVLAQRHGIPFYVACPLSTLDLALASGAGIPIEERPAAEVTGFREVRWAPERIAVRNPAFDVTPAALVSALITERGVIDRPDTARIRAFAA